The genome window ATTCCTGAAGCCAGAGgggcatgtttctttatagtacAATATCTTCTGAAGCTGAGAATAAGGTGTTTAATGGGCAAAGAGTTTCCATCAGGGTGATAAAACTTttggaaatggatagtggtgatggttgtacaacattaaGTATGCCACTGAGTTGTACACTTGAATGGTTGAGGTGGTGAATTTTGTCATACATAGTTTACCATAACAAAAatgttaatgtaatttttaaaacccttCTTAAACCATCTCTTAGATCTCACACAAGATATGACCAGAAGCTAATGGGAGTCCTCCATGATCTGGTCAATCCTTGCTTTCTGGACACATTCTCAAAATAGCTTTAGTAGTTGTCTTCAAATGTGCCACTTTTGAGAGCAAGATGGCATAACCAAGTGCCTCCTAATGGGTTGTGAAGAAAAGAACCATATATTTCACTTGGTCCCCTTTTTCCTTGTTCTTGACAACCAGTTATTCTGAAGTTAGTTTGTCTGAAGCTTACTCAGCACTTAACAAGTACCTGGATGATGAATGGAAAAGACAAGACACAGCAGTTAGAGGAACCAGCAGAGATTAAGGAAGTGTTAGGCTGGAGTTCATCTGGGGAAAAAATGGACCCCCAGGCTTGAGATTCCTCTGAGAAAAGACTTCTTGCCATACTGGAAAGAATATTTACCTGACAGAATATTTACCCAACTGTTAAACTGCGTGTTCAACAGTTTCCAGGCAGGGCAtaattatccttaaaaaaaaaatgtatggatCTGTGTCATCTGATGTTGCCAAGAAGGTTGTTTTATAGCTTAATGGCAGGCTGTGTGGTAAGTGTCCTTGGGTCAGCCTGGGAAGCGTGAAAGTTGCTTTATGCTGATAAGCCCTGTTCTCAGCTAAAGGCAGAGATTTGAGGCAGAGAAGGGTAGCTGTGTGGACAGTGGTCTAAGACTTCTAGCCAGACAACAAGCAGTTTAAAACCCCATATTGTGACTCACTTCAACCAAAGGGTTAATAAGATAGTTCTGCAACCTACAGATTCCGTTAAAGGAAGGGATTTATAAAACTGAAGGCTGTGGAGTGATGTTAAAGGTTGAAGGAAGACATATGCTCTTAGTCCCTGGAAAGACAACTTACCTTCCACAGAAAGCTTATAAACCTGTGTTGCTCATAAGTGGTGGGTTTATCTTTGCTACTTGCCAGGGAAATAGCAGGATTGTCTGCTTGGTCTTGTTGGTTAATAGAACCAAAATATCATCTGCCATGGGATGTTCAATTGATACACTAAACTAGTTATTTGACTATTGTGTAAGAAGGACTTTGTCTCTAAATACAATTCATTTTATTGATTCAGTTAACTTATTCCTGTGTGCTTAAGATGCATATTTGGTGCTTCTCAGGTTAATTCTTTGTATGTTGACTTTCAGTTATCTTCAAATATGGAAAAACTGGCCAATATTTCAGTGTTTCCTGCCTCTTCTCTCTTCAGATACTCCAACAGTGCATCTTTTAGGCTACAGTATGCCcacaattttttttacattttcaaaaatatctttatgcttttacatatgtgtgcatatttaCTTATGgataaagggagaaagaaaaagcatgctCTCTATccatatctatatatagatatacagatatatatagagaAAGTTCTGTGGTACAGGTGTAGActgtacagatttgttacataggtatacacatgccatggtggtttgctgtacccatcaacccgtcatctacattaggtatttcttctaatgctctcccttctctAATCCCCTgcccccctgacaggccccagtgtgtgatgttcccctccctgtttccatgtgttcacattgttcaattcccacttatgagtgagaacatgcagtgtttgcttttctgtttttgtgttggtttgctgagaatgatggttttcagcttcatccatgtccctgaaaaggacatgaatgcatccttttttatggctgcatagtattctgtggtatatatatgtgccacattttctttatccaatatatcattgatgggcatttgggttggttgcaagtctgctattgtgaatagtgccaccataaacatacatgtgcatgtgtctttatagtagaatgatttataatcctttgggtatatacccagtaatgggattgctgggtcaaatggcatttctaattctagatccttgaggaattgccacactggtTCACAAtgactgaattaatttacacttccaccaacagtgttaaaatcattcctatttctccacatcctttccagcatctgttgtttcctgactttctaatgatcaccattctaactggtgtgagatgatatctcattgtggttttgatttgcatttctctgaccagtgatgatctttttttcatgtttgttggctgcacaaatgtcatcttttgagaagtgtctgtttatatccttcacccagtttttgacggggttgtttgcttttttcttgtaaatttaagttctttgtagattctggatattagccctttgtcaaatggatagattgcaaaggttttctcccactctgtaggttgcctgttcactctgatgatagtttcttttgctgtgcagaaactctttagtttaattagatcccatttgtcaattttggcttttgttgccattgcttttggtgtgttagtcatgaaatctttgcccatgcctatatcctgaatggtattgcctaggttttcttgtaggatttttaggttttaggtcttatgtttaagcctttaatccatcttgagttaatttttgtataaggtgtgaggaaggggtaCAGTTTGTTTTgtgcatatggccagccagttttcccaacaccatttattaaatagggaatccttttcccattgcttgtttttttcaggtttgtcaaagatcagatggttgtagatatgtggtatttccaaggcctctgttctgttccattggtctatatctgttttggtactagtaccatgctgttttggttactgtagccttgtggtatagtttgaagtcaggtagggtgatacctccagctttgttcttttaacttaggattgtcttggctatgcgggctctttttggttccatatgaaatttaaagtagtttttttctaattctgtgaagaaagtcaatggtagcttgatggggatagcattgaatctataaattactttgggcagtatggccattttcatgatactgattcttcctatccatgagcatggaaagttcttccatttgtgttcttatttccttgagaagtggtttgttgctctccttgaagaggtccttcacataccttgtaagttgtattcgtaggtattttattctctttgtagcagttgtgaatgggaattcactcacgatttggctctatttgtctgttaatggtgtataggaatgtttgtgatttttgtacattgattttgtatcctgagactttgttgaagttgcttatcagcttaaggagattttgggccaagatgatggggttttctaaagatacaatcatgtcatctacagacagacaatttgacttcgtcttttcctattttaataccctttatttctttcttctgcctgattgccctggccagaacttccagtactatgttgaataggagtggtgagagagggcatccttgtcttgtgctggttttcaaagggaatgcttccagtttttgcccattcactatgatactggctgtgggtttatcataaatagctcttattttgagatacattccatcaatacctagtttgagagtttttagcatgcagggctgttgaattttgtcaaaggccttttctgcatctattgagctaatcatgcggtttttgtcattggttctttttatgtgatagattatgtctattgatttgtgtatgtagaaacagccttgcatcccagggacaaagccgacttgatcgtggtagattagctttttgatgtgctgctggatttggtttgccagtattttattgaggatttttgcatcgatgtttatcagggatattagcctgaaattttctttttttgttgtgcctctgccaggttttggtatcaggatgatgctggcctcataaaatgagttagggaggattccctctttttctattgattggaatagtttcagaaggaatggtaccagctcctccttgaaCCTCTgctagaattcggctgtgaatctgtttggtcctggactttttctggttggcaggctattattgcctcagtttcggagcttgttattgatctattcagggattcgacttcttcctggtttagaattgggagggtatatgtgtccaggaatttatccatttcttctagattttctagtttatttgcatagaggtgtttatagtattttctgatgataACTTGTATGtctatgggatcagtggtgatatctcctttatcattttttattgcatctatttgattcttctttttttattagtctggctagcagtctattttgttgatcttttcaaaaaactcgctcctggatttattttttttaaaaggtattttcgtgtctctatctccttcagttcttctctgatcttgtttatttcttgtcttcttctgctggcttttgaatttgtttgctcttgcttctttagctCTTTCAATTTTGATGttagtgtcaattttagatctttcctgctttctcttgtgggcatttagtgctataaatttccctctattcactgctttaaatgtgtcccagagattctggtatgttgtgtctttgttctcatcggtttcaaagaacttatttatttctgcctagattttgttatgtacccagtagtcattcaggaacaggttgttcagtttccatgcagttgtgccgttttgagtgaatttcttaatcctgagttctaatttgattgcactgtggtttgtCATGATttgtgttcttttgcatttgctgaagtgtcttacttccaattatgtggtcaattttagaataagtgcgatgtggtgctgtgagaagaatgtatattctgttgatttggggtggagagttctgtagatgtctattaggtctgcttggtccagagctgagttcaagtcctgagtaggtttgttaattttctgtctccattgatctaatattgacagtgggctATTAAAGTCTcacactattattgtatgggagtctaagtatCTTTGTAGGTgtttaagaacttgctttatgaatctgggtgctcctgtgttagatgcatatatatttaggatagttagctcttgtttgtgtttatatattttttaaattttattttttttgagatggagtcttgttctgttactcaggctggagtgcaatggtgagatctcagctcacttcaagctctgcctcccggcttcacgccattctcctgcctaagcctcccaagtaactgggactacaggcacctgctgccatgcccagcatggtatttttagtagagatggggtttcaccgtgttagccaggatggtatctatctcctggcctcgtgatccccctgccttggcctcccaaagtgagttgttcttgttgcattgatccctataccattatgtaatgcctttgtctcttgatttttgttggtttcaagtctgttttatcagagactaggattgcaacccctgcttttttttttccatttacttggtaaatattcctccatccctttattttgagcctatgtgtgtctttgcacatgaggtGAGTCTCCTCaacacagcacactgatgggtcttgactccatccaatttgccagtctgtgtgttttaattggggcatttagccagtttacatttaaggttaatattgttatgtgtgaatgtgatcctgtcattatgatgttagctggctTTTTTGCCTGTTAGTCGATGCAGTTTAACCTTCATAATGTCAAtggcctttacaatttggtatgtttttgcagtggctggtaccacttgttcctttccatgtttagtgcttcctttaggagctcttgcaaggcaggcctggtagtgacaaaatctctcagcatttgtttgtctaaaggattttatttctccttcacttatgaagcttagtttggttggatatgaaattctgggttaaaattctttaagaatgttgaatattggcccccactctcttccagcttgtagggtttctgcagagatccactgttattctgatgggcttccctttgtgggtaaccagactttctctctggctgcccttaacatttttttcttcatatcagccttggtgaatctgatgattgtgtcttgggttgctcttctcaaggagtatctttgtggtggtctctgtatttcctgaatttgaatgttggcctgtcttgctaggttggggaagttctccttaatatcctgaagagtgttttccaacttggttccattctccctgtcactttcaggtacaccaatcaaatgtaggtttggtcttttcatatagtcccatatttcttggacttttgttccttttcattcttttttctctaatcttgtcttcatgctttatttcattaagttgattttcagtcctgatatcctttcttctgcttgatcgatttggctgttgatacttgtgtatgcttcacaagttcccatgctgtgtttttcagctccatcaggttatgTTCTTTtccaaactggttattctagttagcaattcatctaaccttttttcaaggttcttagcttccttgcattagGTTAggacatgttcctttagctcagtagtttgttattacccactttctgaagcctacttctgtcatttcatcaaattcattctccatccagttttgttcccttgctagcaagcagttgtgatcctttggaggagaagtggcattctggtttttggaattttcagactttttgccctggtttctccccatcttcgtggatttatctacctttggtgttTGATGTTGGTGATGTTCTGATGGGGCCTCTGAGTGGACatcctttttattgatgttgatactattcctttctcttttagttttccttctaacagtcaggaccctctgctgcaggtctgctggagtttgctggaggttcacaccagaccctgtttgcctaggtatgaccagcagaggctgcagaacagcaaagattgctgcctgttccttcctctggaagcttcatcccagagtggcacccactagatgccagccagagctctcctgtatgaggtgtctgtcagcccctactgggaggtatctcccagtcaggagacatgggtgtcagggacccacttgaagagaCAGtatgacccttagcagagctgaatgctgtgctgggagatctgcttctctcttcagagccatcagACAGGGATGTtgaagtctgctgaagctgcacccacagccgtCCCTTcacccaggtgctctgtcccagggggAGATAtggggggttttatctataagcacctgactggggctgctgccttgtGTTTCAGAGATGCccagcccagagaggaggaatctagagaggcagtctggccatggcggccttgctgagctgtggtgagctccacccagttcgaacttcctggTGACTTTGTTTACACTGAGGGTGAAACCAcatactcaagcctcagcaatggtggatgcccctccctccaccaagctcgagcatcccaggttgacctcagactgctgtgctggcagagagaatttcaagccagtggatcttaacTTGCTGGGCTCCGTGAGGGTGGGACCCACTGAGCAGGACCACTTGGccccctggcttcagccccctttccaggggagtaaacgattctgtctcactggtgttgCAGGTACCACTGGGGTATGGGGTGGGCGGGGTGGTGGGGaacaaaaaaactcctgcagctagctcggtgtctgcccaaatggctgcccagttttgtgcttgaaaccccaGGACCCTGGTGGTATAGGCACTGGAGGGAATCTGGTGtgcgggttgtgaagaccatggggaaagcacagtatctgggctggagtgtacCATTCACGGTCCCTCCtgacttcccttggctagggcagggaattccccaaccccttgcacttcccgggtaagatgacgccccaccctgcttagGCTCACCCTCCAtgagctgcacccactgtccaatcagtcccagtgagatgaaccaggtacctcagttggaaatgtagaaatcacctgCTTTCTGAATCAGTCTCGCTGGGAGCTATAGACAAGCTATTccttcctatttggccatcttgccagcaatcaatttctgttcttttcataTCTATTTTCCTTCCTACATTACCTGGCCTCAGGTAgtcctttatagcaacattaaATGAACTAAGACATAAATATGGGATGATTCCTACAGAGACCTGATTGGCAACCTCTTGGTTAAAATAAAGTGAAGCCAAGAGTCAGCTTGAGCTGATACCACCTTTTCTAGTTCTGGTTAGAGGTTGTATATGGGGTGACCTGTTGAAAAATCCCACTACTTTCAAGACAACAAGGAAAGTTCCATTGGCTGTATGAAATCACTACATAATTGAGGTTTTGTGCACACTAACATGCAGGTAGGTTGACCTGAAGGCAAAAAGTAGAAATACAGGAATGAGTAGTCTCtggcctagaaaaaaaaaattactgattcccagaaacattttttctgtgaaatcctTCATCATTCTAGAAGTAGCAGATGGTACATTCATCTTAGATAAACTGTGAAGTTCCCATTTCTCTTTAATGTATAAATCTATAACCTTCATGAACTTTAGACAATATCATCTGCTTCCTCTAGTGTGGCCTTCTATTCCCTGGAATGGGTATCCTTGACTCTGAACATCATATATCGAGGGATTTCTAAGTATGAGCTAATAACAAGGGGAGTAGAAGAGTTACAGGAAtgcctgtgtgtatatattcacACATTCTAGTCATTCTGAATTCAAAGATGCAGGAGCTCAGGTGCATGGCAGGTAAAATGCATGCCCAGAATGAATGAAGTCTTCTGTTAGAATCTGAATGTTGGCACTAATGTTCTCAGGGTGCTTTGATCAAACCAGTTTGTTTAAAAACTAGAAGTACAGAAATGACTTTGTTTATAGAAGTGGTCCAGAATTCCCTCCCCCATTAACATTTAGAACATTAAGCCTTTGAGTCATGGAAAGCAGGTGTTTAGGGAGTACTGTAAAAATAAGTTGAACTGGATTAACAAGAGTGAGCCTTGGATAGGAAGAGTATTCCAGGGCTTGAGGTGGGAAAGTAAGAATTTTCCTCATCTTGGGTCTATTTTCTGAAACTTAAACAGAACTGTTAGGAAAGGGGATGTTAGAGAGAGAGGCCTTGTGTATCCCATGAGACCAATGGGAAGATGAATCAACTGAGATACCACTAAGGATTTTCTGACTTTCAACTGGTATGTGTAGATACCGTATCTAGAAAAATTCCATAGTTTCTCTAAAGGCTTAATAGCCACAAAGCAGTGTGCACAAGGCATGTCACATGTTGCCTAGTCTTTACACTCCTAtgtgcttctttttatttatagtcAGTGCAGCAGGCACTCCAAGCACAGGTGTAACTGGTATTAAGTGGTATCTTAAGGAATTCTCTTTATACTTCTGAGCTCTAGAATGTGCCCTGTGGAGAAGCCCATGAGATTTGCTCCAGGTTTCACTCTCAAAGCTGTTACACACACTAAAAATGTCTCCTTCAATCCTACAACAAAACCAGAGCTCCTATGAAGAAATGGTTTGTTCTAACCTAGGACCTATTTAGCCAAGTAGTAAAGGTGATGGGAAAAGAGGACAGGATTCAAGGACTATCTAACAAGCTTGGATTTTTTTGACCCAATTGAAGAATTGGTTTGTTCTCACCTAAGTTCTATCAAGCCAAATAAGTGATGTGACAGGATGAAAAATCTTTCCCGACGTGAAAGGATTTGGGTAGTCACCCGTTGAATGTTCTCGTGGAGATCAAGTCTGGCTGTGGATCTAGCTCAAGTACCCATTATGAATGTTAAAATCTTGACAGGAGGTAACGGAGTGGCCAACGGCCTGCAGAGCAACATGCCCAAGTTTTATTGTGACTACTGCGATACATACCTCACCCATGACTCTCCATCTGTGAGAAAGACACACTGCAGTGGAAGGAAACACAAAGAGAATGTGAAAGACTATTATCAGAAATGGATGGAAGAGCAGGCTCAGAGCCTGATTGACAAAACAACGGCTGCATTTCAACAAGGAAAGATACCTCCTACTCCAttctctgctcctcctcctgcaggGGCGATGATACCACCTCCCCCCAGCCTTCCGGGTCCTCCTCGCCCTGGTATGATGCCAGCACCCCATATGGGGGGCCCTCCCATGATGCCAATGATGggccctcctcctcctgggatgATGCCAGTGGGACCTGCTCCTGGAATGAGGCCGCCCATGGGAGGCCACATGCCAATGATGCCTGGGCCCCCAATGATGAGACCTCCTGCCCGTCCCATGATGGTGCCCACTCGGCCCGGAATGACTCGACCAGACAGATAAGGATAGAGGGGAGGCTTCATTGTATCAGTTTTATATTACCTGTTCTGCTTCACCAGGAGATCATGCTGCTGTGATACTGAGTTTTCTAAACAGCATAGGGAAGACTTGCTCCCCTGTCCTATCAAAGAGAGAATAGTTTTGGAGGGGAGAAGTGGGACAAAAAAGATGCAGTTTTCATTTATATTgggaaatgtgaaaataaaattgtcaactctttcaaaaaaaaaaaaaatcttgacagGCAGCAGGCATTCATCCCTCTGTGGATACTCACCATGGCTGTTTCTAGCCCCACAAGTGGCCCAGAGATGGCACCCAGGGCTGTCCTCCATGTTGCTTCATGTTTGCTTCCTGATATCTCAGTGTTAAAGTGAAAGATTAGGGATGAAACAGGCATAAACCACCCTGCTCCTTCTGAACCACAGTTTTGTGTCCAAGGGGAAATGTTTAGAGATATGAGGaaaaatgctttcagttttaTGTCAAGGTTCTTATATATTACCAGCACAGGTTGGTAGAACCTGGTTTATTTCCAAAATTGAGACTCGGGAGAAAGAAGCAGGTGTACTCCATGATATGAACATGGCTCTTCTTTCTGTACTGACTGCATCATAGACAAACTCTGGTTGCCGAGGAAGGATTTGCACAGCTATTTCCTAACTATGTTTACACAAAGTGCTTGTAAAAATGCTGACATCCAGtggattttgaaaattttgttttgatgtAAATTTTCCAAAGTATCCTTTATCCAGACAAATTGGATATATTGGTTTCCTGTGGCAAAATTAGCAGTGGAGGGTTGAATCTTACACTTCCCTTCTTGGAATCACCCAGGTCGACATGGTCAGGTCTTTAGGCTCAGGGATCCTTGGGGCCAGCTTTAAAGTCAACTGGATGTACTTCTTTGTGATGGGAAAAATGAATATAGAGCCTCTTTCGTGACTACATAGGGACCAGGATGAGGGAACTGCAGACAACTTGAAGAAAAGGAATGTTTAGAAAGGAGTGGGACAGATGGGGTCACATCTGCCTGAAGTGAAACATGCACCAATTGCTCCGACATTAGGCTTGGGTTGGGAGGGACAGCACTTGGCACTTCCTTTGCTGAAATGGCATATGATAGGCCAACAAAACTTTGAGAGGACATAAGAAGAGTGACATCCCATTGCCTAGAACAGGTCAGTGGTCAGTGTGGATGTGAGATTTTATCCTTAGTTTTCTCAGTATAAGACTTACCTAAGATCCTAAGGTCTAGGATGATCCTGTCCTGCCTAGGAAAATAATTTGGGCTGTTTACTCATAGCTTCTGTAGTTCTTTCTCAAGCTACAGAGTTAAGATAAAAGGTATCTTTCAAAGCTCTTGTGACCCACGGACTTGTGCTGAATCGATGAGGAGAAAAAGTGCTCTGGGAAAAACATGATTAGCATCAGCCTCACCTCTCATGTACTGGCTGTATTGCCTGGAACAAAACCCTTAATCTTTCTGAATCTGACACCTGACCTGTAAAAATGGGTTAATTGCTTTATGATACTGTGACAATTTAGAGATTATTCATGTGGCATATTTGGGTTAATCCCCAACATAAGCATCTAACAGAAGCTATTTTGCAATCTAGTAAGTTCTTAGCACTGCACACATCATGCCATTAAATTTTTGCCAAAGATGtcttaattatgaaaattaattcctttcacaataaaatagaaacacacCCTCATGTCTATATAAAAAGCTTATAACATTACTAATGGGATCCTAGCCTGTCTTTGAATTCAAATTTGAGCTGTTTATGCAGTGCCTTCTATGTCACAGGCTATGTGCCAGCCACCCTAAATATTCTTCATACTCAACTCTGACACTCACATCAGTTTTTCCAATGCACAGTAGCATGTTCCTCAGATGAGGATGAAATTCAGGAATGATAAAACCATGGCTCTTAGTAGCCTGTTGGTGAATCACAAGCCGAACCAAAGTCTTCCGACACCTTGACGTTTTTTTCCACTCTCCCACACTAGGCATAAAAATGATGCTGGTGACGCCTCAGGATTGAGTGACTCAGGCTGCAAACCTTTGGGGAAGTAGGCTGGGATAAGTTTGACTCTAGATCAAAGCGCTTCAAACCAGTTTCTCAGGATCATTCATCTTTCATTAAGCAGCAATTGAGCCCCTGCTGTGAATAAGGACTGAGGACATGAATATGACCTTCCTTTAAGGTGTTCAGTCTATACAAGAGGAGCAGACACACAAGTAACTGAACAGTCACAGTATAGTCTGAAATCCTTCAAATACCCACCCACCTGCAAGGTGCATTGGGGCATAGGGAAGGTTTATCAGGGAAGGTGATTCTTCAGTTGAAACCTGAAAGTTAAGGGGCCGCTTAATTGGACACTGTGGGTAAAGGATTTGTACAAAGCCAAAACATGTGCAGATATTCAGAGGACTAGAAGAACAAGGCATCTGACTGGAGAGTTGCTGGGCCTGTGGACTCATCCTAAGACTGTTATAAAACCATTTTTGCTGGAGTCAGCAAGTTTAAACTGGTACCCAAGAGTAACTGTGAATCAACAATTGTTTTGGAGCTATATTCTGCATAGTTAACAAGGGTGTCCATTAAACATTATCTTGAACCTAATGGCCACTAATTCAATGCCTCAGCAGGATACTAAATGGAATTCTGGCAAAAGAACAGACTTCCATATCTGTTCTTAACTTTAAGATGGCCTTAGGAGGTAGAATAGATCCTGAGAACTAAAGAATAAAGCTCACCGGAAGTTAAGAATAGGTAGGAGACCAGTTGTTCCAGTTTATCTTGAGTATCTGAGCCATGATCAAATGTCTGTCCTAACCTTTTTGGTTTACATAAGCCCACAGTAACACTTCTAAGGAATTCTACATCTCTTGGCATTGAGTTGCCACAGTTACCTACATGCC of Macaca fascicularis isolate 582-1 chromosome 8, T2T-MFA8v1.1 contains these proteins:
- the LOC101925312 gene encoding U1 small nuclear ribonucleoprotein C, which codes for MPKFYCDYCDTYLTHDSPSVRKTHCSGRKHKENVKDYYQKWMEEQAQSLIDKTTAAFQQGKIPPTPFSAPPPAGAMIPPPPSLPGPPRPGMMPAPHMGGPPMMPMMGPPPPGMMPVGPAPGMRPPMGGHMPMMPGPPMMRPPARPMMVPTRPGMTRPDR